Proteins from a single region of Carassius carassius chromosome 37, fCarCar2.1, whole genome shotgun sequence:
- the LOC132118417 gene encoding tubulin alpha-1B chain-like, with translation MRECISIHVGQAGVQIGNACWELYCLEHGIQPDGQMPSDKTIGGGDDSFNTFFSETGAGKHVPRAVFVDLEPTVIDEVRTGTYRQLFHPEQLITGKEDAANNYARGHYTIGKEIIDLVLDRIRKLADQCTGLQGFLVFHSFGGGTGSGFTSLLMERLSVDYGKKSKLEFSIYPAPQVSTAVVEPYNSILTTHTTLEHSDCAFMVDNEAIYDICRRNLDIERPTYTNLNRLISQIVSSITASLRFDGALNVDLTEFQTNLVPYPRIHFPLATYAPVISAEKAYHEQLSVAEITNACFEPANQMVKCDPRHGKYMACCLLYRGDVVPKDVNAAIATIKTKRTIQFVDWCPTGFKVGINYQPPTVVPGGDLAKVQRAVCMLSNTTAIAEAWARLDHKFDLMYAKRAFVHWYVGEGMEEGEFSEAREDMAALEKDYEEVGVDSIEGEGEEEGEEY, from the exons ATG CGTGAGTGCATCTCTATCCACGTTGGTCAAGCTGGAGTCCAGATCGGCAATGCCTGCTGGGAACTCTATTGTCTTGAGCATGGCATCCAGCCGGATGGACAGATGCCCAGCGACAAGACCATTGGAGGAGGTGATGACTCCTTCAACACCTTCTTCAGTGAGACCGGAGCTGGAAAGCACGTCCCCAGGGCTGTGTTTGTAGACCTGGAGCCCACTGTCATCG ATGAGGTGCGCACTGGTACATACCGTCAGCTGTTCCACCCTGAGCAGCTCATCACTGGAAAGGAAGATGCTGCCAATAACTACGCCCGTGGTCACTACACTATTGGAAAGGAAATCATTGACCTGGTGCTGGACAGAATTCGCAAACTG gCTGACCAGTGCACAGGTCTCCAGGGTTTCTTGGTGTTCCACAGCTTTGGTGGTGGAACCGGTTCAGGCTTTACCTCTCTGCTGATGGAGCGTCTCTCTGTGGACTATGGCAAGAAGTCCAAGCTGGAGTTCTCCATCTACCCCGCTCCTCAGGTCTCCACTGCTGTAGTAGAGCCTTACAACTCCATCCTGACCACCCACACCACCCTAGAGCACTCTGACTGTGCCTTCATGGTAGACAATGAGGCTATTTACGATATCTGCCGTAGGAATCTTGACATTGAGCGTCCTACTTACACCAACCTCAACAGGCTGATCAGTCAGATTGTGTCCTCCATCACAGCCTCCCTCAGGTTTGATGGTGCCCTCAATGTCGATCTTACAGAATTCCAGACTAACTTGGTGCCATATCCTCGTATCCACTTCCCATTGGCTACCTATGCCCCAGTGATCTCCGCAGAGAAGGCTTACCATGAGCAGCTCTCTGTGGCTGAAATCACTAATGCTTGCTTTGAGCCAGCCAATCAGATGGTGAAATGTGACCCACGTCACGGCAAGTACATGGCTTGCTGTCTGCTGTACCGTGGTGACGTGGTGCCCAAAGATGTGAATGCTGCAATTGCCACCATCAAGACCAAGCGCACAATCCAGTTTGTGGACTGGTGTCCAACTGGTTTCAAGGTTGGCATCAACTACCAGCCTCCCACTGTGGTTCCAGGTGGTGATCTGGCTAAAGTGCAGAGGGCCGTGTGCATGCTGAGCAACACCACAGCTATTGCTGAGGCCTGGGCTCGTCTCGATCATAAGTTCGATCTGATGTACGCCAAGCGTGCTTTTGTGCACTGGTATGTGGGTGAGGGTATGGAGGAGGGTGAGTTCTCAGAGGCCAGAGAGGACATGGCTGCCCTGGAAAAAGATTACGAAGAAGTCGGTGTCGACTCCATCGAGGGTGAAGGAGAAGAGGAGGGCGAGGAGTATTAA